The Pseudomonas fluorescens genome includes a window with the following:
- a CDS encoding TRAP transporter substrate-binding protein, with protein sequence MGQLMKTLLAGACATGLLLGSVVSHADEIRERTLRFAFQNVKEHPQGQGAQKFADLLSEKSGGKIKVRLFPGGTLGGDVQTVSALQGGTLDITVLNSGILAAQAPDYAMLDFPFLFNNVEEAHAVIDGPVGQKLAVQLDSKGLVALGYWDLGFRNLTNSKHPVTKLEDMQGLKIRVIQSPIYLETFSALGANPVPMAFPEVYTGLEQHTIDGQENPFTVIEGNKFYEVQKYLSVTGHIFNPQSLIISQKTWNRLNDDEKAMIRSAATEAQKFQREVTAASMDKAKVTLAGAMTVNEVTPAEKDRFRERVKPVVDKFAKSLDADLVKTMYEEIAKVRAAQ encoded by the coding sequence ATGGGACAACTGATGAAAACCCTGTTGGCCGGGGCTTGCGCAACGGGACTGCTGCTGGGTAGCGTGGTCAGTCACGCAGATGAAATCCGCGAACGCACCTTGCGATTCGCCTTCCAGAACGTCAAGGAGCATCCGCAAGGCCAGGGCGCGCAGAAGTTCGCCGACCTGCTCAGCGAGAAGAGTGGTGGCAAGATCAAGGTCCGCCTGTTCCCAGGCGGTACGCTGGGCGGTGATGTGCAAACGGTGTCGGCGTTGCAGGGCGGCACGCTGGACATCACCGTGCTCAACTCCGGCATCCTGGCCGCCCAGGCACCGGATTATGCCATGCTCGATTTCCCGTTCCTGTTCAACAACGTCGAGGAAGCCCATGCGGTCATCGATGGGCCGGTCGGACAGAAACTGGCCGTGCAACTGGACAGCAAAGGGCTGGTCGCGCTGGGTTATTGGGACCTGGGTTTTCGTAACCTGACCAACAGTAAGCACCCGGTGACCAAGCTTGAAGACATGCAGGGCTTGAAGATTCGCGTCATCCAGTCGCCGATCTACCTGGAGACCTTCTCCGCCCTGGGTGCCAACCCGGTGCCGATGGCGTTCCCCGAGGTCTACACGGGCCTTGAGCAGCACACCATCGACGGTCAGGAAAACCCGTTCACCGTGATTGAGGGCAACAAGTTCTACGAGGTGCAGAAGTATCTCTCCGTCACGGGCCACATCTTCAACCCGCAGTCGTTGATCATCAGCCAGAAAACCTGGAACCGCCTCAACGACGATGAGAAGGCGATGATTCGCTCGGCTGCCACTGAGGCACAGAAGTTCCAGCGTGAAGTCACGGCGGCGAGCATGGACAAGGCCAAGGTGACGTTGGCCGGCGCCATGACCGTGAACGAAGTCACCCCGGCGGAGAAAGATCGCTTTCGTGAGCGGGTGAAACCGGTAGTCGACAAGTTCGCCAAATCCTTGGATGCCGACCTGGTGAAGACGATGTATGAGGAAATCGCCAAGGTGCGCGCGGCACAGTGA
- a CDS encoding carbon starvation CstA family protein produces the protein MTTRLVKHLAWFAVAVLGGCALSVVALRRGEPINALWIVVAAVAIYLVAYRYYSLFIANNVMQLDARRATPAVLNNDGLDYVPTNKHILFGHHFAAIAGAGPLVGPVLAAQMGYLPGTLWLIAGVVLAGAVQDFMVLFLSTRRNGRSLGDMVREEMGRIPGTIALFGCFLIMIIILAVLALIVVKALAESPWGIFTVMATIPIAMFMGIYMRYIRPGRIGEISVIGVLLLLGSIWLGGQIAADPVWAKAFTFTGIQITWMLIGYGFVAAVLPVWLILAPRDYLSTFLKIGTIVALAIGILVTMPELKMPALTQFTDGTGPVWKGGLFPFLFITIACGAVSGFHALISSGTTPKLLDNETNARYIGYGGMLMESFVAIMAMVAASVIEPGVYFAMNSPAAIVGGDVVAVAQTVSSWGFAITPEALQAVAKDIGETTVLARAGGAPTLAVGIAQILHSVLPGENTMAFWYHFAILFEALFILTAVDAGTRAGRFMLQDLLGSFVPALKRTESWTANLIATAGCVALWGYLLYQGVIDPLGGINTLWPLFGISNQMLAGIALMLATVVLIKMKRQRYVWVTLLPASWLLICTTTAGLIKLFDANPAIGFLALARKYNDALAAGQVLAPAKSIEQMQHVVFNAYTNATLTVLFLFVVFSILFYALKVGIAAWGTKERTDKEAPFQAVPDA, from the coding sequence ATGACAACCCGTCTGGTTAAACACCTCGCCTGGTTTGCCGTCGCCGTTCTGGGGGGCTGTGCGTTGAGTGTCGTGGCCTTGCGCCGCGGCGAACCCATCAACGCCCTCTGGATCGTCGTCGCAGCCGTGGCCATCTACCTGGTCGCCTACCGCTACTACAGCCTCTTCATCGCCAACAACGTGATGCAACTCGATGCGCGCCGGGCCACCCCCGCCGTGCTCAACAACGATGGCCTGGACTACGTCCCGACCAACAAACACATTCTCTTCGGTCACCACTTCGCGGCCATTGCCGGCGCGGGGCCGCTGGTCGGGCCGGTGCTGGCGGCGCAGATGGGCTACCTGCCCGGCACGCTGTGGCTGATCGCCGGCGTGGTGCTGGCCGGTGCGGTGCAGGACTTCATGGTCCTGTTCCTGTCCACCCGCCGCAACGGGCGCTCCCTGGGCGACATGGTCCGGGAAGAAATGGGCCGTATCCCCGGCACCATCGCGCTGTTCGGCTGCTTCCTGATCATGATCATCATCCTCGCGGTGTTGGCGCTGATCGTGGTCAAGGCCCTGGCCGAGAGCCCGTGGGGCATCTTCACGGTGATGGCGACCATCCCGATCGCGATGTTCATGGGCATTTACATGCGCTATATCCGCCCGGGCCGCATCGGTGAAATCTCGGTGATTGGCGTGCTGTTGCTGCTGGGCTCTATCTGGCTGGGCGGGCAGATCGCTGCCGATCCGGTCTGGGCCAAGGCCTTTACCTTCACCGGAATCCAGATCACCTGGATGCTGATCGGCTACGGTTTTGTCGCGGCGGTGCTGCCGGTGTGGCTGATCCTGGCACCGCGGGACTACCTGTCGACGTTCCTCAAGATCGGCACCATCGTCGCCCTGGCGATCGGCATCCTGGTCACCATGCCCGAGCTGAAAATGCCGGCGCTGACCCAGTTCACCGACGGCACGGGCCCGGTGTGGAAGGGCGGTCTGTTCCCGTTCCTGTTCATCACCATCGCCTGCGGCGCGGTCTCGGGTTTCCATGCGCTGATCTCCTCGGGCACCACGCCCAAGTTGCTGGATAACGAAACCAACGCTCGCTACATCGGTTACGGCGGCATGCTGATGGAGTCCTTCGTGGCGATCATGGCCATGGTCGCGGCGTCGGTGATCGAGCCGGGCGTGTACTTCGCCATGAACAGCCCGGCGGCGATCGTCGGCGGTGACGTGGTGGCCGTGGCGCAAACCGTCAGCAGCTGGGGTTTTGCAATCACCCCCGAGGCCCTGCAAGCGGTGGCCAAGGACATCGGCGAGACCACCGTGCTGGCCCGTGCCGGCGGTGCACCGACCCTGGCGGTCGGTATCGCGCAGATCCTGCACTCGGTGCTGCCGGGTGAGAACACCATGGCGTTCTGGTACCACTTCGCGATCCTGTTCGAAGCGCTGTTCATCCTCACTGCGGTGGACGCCGGCACCCGTGCCGGGCGCTTCATGCTGCAGGACTTGCTCGGCTCGTTCGTGCCGGCCCTCAAGCGTACCGAATCCTGGACCGCCAACCTGATCGCCACCGCCGGCTGCGTGGCGCTGTGGGGTTACCTGCTGTACCAGGGCGTGATCGATCCGCTGGGCGGCATCAACACCTTGTGGCCGCTGTTCGGCATCTCCAACCAGATGCTGGCCGGTATCGCCCTGATGCTCGCCACCGTGGTACTGATCAAGATGAAGCGCCAGCGCTACGTCTGGGTCACGCTGCTGCCGGCGAGCTGGTTGCTGATCTGCACCACCACCGCGGGCCTGATCAAGCTGTTCGACGCCAACCCGGCGATCGGCTTTTTGGCCCTGGCGCGCAAATACAACGATGCCCTGGCCGCCGGCCAGGTCCTGGCCCCGGCCAAGAGCATCGAGCAGATGCAGCACGTGGTGTTCAACGCCTACACCAACGCAACGCTGACGGTGTTATTCCTGTTCGTGGTCTTCAGCATCCTGTTCTACGCCCTCAAGGTCGGCATCGCCGCCTGGGGCACCAAGGAACGCACGGACAAGGAAGCGCCATTCCAGGCCGTGCCGGACGCATGA
- a CDS encoding cache domain-containing protein has protein sequence MLLKHKIVALGILPLVLAIAVICALVISLNRQLGDQQAQLIEDSILASKRAELKNYVEMAQSLIAPLYDNGRGDERAQQQVLEELRKLSFGINGYFFVYDRQGRSLMHARQSELVGQYLWDMKDPHGLPVIQALLKSAESGEGFQRYAWNKPSSGQVTDKLAYVVMLDQWGWMLGTGIYLEDVERATQQARDEVAHGIHSTMQAIAAIALVAVLLVFAGGMTLNVSEHRLADKKLQRLNQRIVSLQEEERSRVSRELHDGISQLLVSIKFQFELASHVLENGQENGLGILKNATDRLGEAIGEIRSISHDLRSSLLDTLGLPAAIGQLATEFQQRSGLEVSYRSNEFDCRLENGAPVSLFRIAQEALTNIERHAGAKSVGITLFGSSQSLRLTVVDDGMGFNVPQVERGHAGIGLRNIRERVEHFGGRLEVTSAPGRSELDILLPMNLSVTEN, from the coding sequence ATGCTGCTCAAACACAAAATCGTCGCCCTCGGGATTTTGCCGCTGGTCCTGGCCATCGCGGTCATCTGTGCCCTGGTGATCTCGCTCAATCGCCAGTTGGGCGATCAACAGGCGCAACTGATCGAAGACAGCATCCTGGCGAGCAAGCGCGCGGAGCTGAAGAATTATGTCGAGATGGCGCAGAGCCTGATCGCCCCGCTGTATGACAACGGCCGGGGAGACGAGCGCGCGCAACAGCAGGTCCTGGAAGAACTGCGCAAGCTCAGCTTCGGCATAAACGGTTATTTTTTCGTGTATGACCGCCAGGGCCGCAGCCTCATGCATGCCCGCCAGTCGGAACTGGTGGGGCAATACCTCTGGGATATGAAGGATCCCCACGGCCTGCCGGTCATCCAGGCATTGCTCAAGAGTGCCGAGTCAGGCGAAGGGTTCCAGCGCTACGCCTGGAACAAGCCCTCCTCCGGCCAGGTGACCGACAAGCTGGCCTATGTCGTGATGCTCGATCAATGGGGCTGGATGCTCGGTACCGGGATTTACCTGGAGGATGTCGAACGCGCCACCCAGCAAGCCCGCGACGAAGTTGCCCATGGCATCCACAGCACCATGCAAGCCATCGCCGCGATCGCCTTGGTGGCGGTCCTGCTGGTATTTGCCGGCGGCATGACCCTCAACGTCAGCGAACATCGCCTGGCCGATAAAAAGCTGCAGCGACTGAACCAGCGTATCGTCAGCTTGCAGGAAGAAGAACGCTCGCGGGTCTCGCGCGAGTTGCACGACGGCATCAGCCAACTGCTGGTGTCGATAAAATTCCAGTTTGAACTGGCCAGCCATGTGTTGGAAAACGGCCAGGAAAACGGCCTGGGCATCCTCAAGAATGCGACCGACCGGCTGGGCGAAGCCATCGGCGAGATCCGTAGCATCTCCCACGACTTGCGCTCGTCCCTGCTCGACACCCTGGGCCTGCCCGCCGCCATCGGCCAGCTCGCGACCGAGTTCCAGCAGCGCAGCGGGCTTGAGGTGTCCTACCGAAGCAACGAATTCGATTGCCGCCTGGAAAATGGCGCCCCTGTCTCGCTGTTCCGCATCGCCCAGGAAGCCCTGACCAATATCGAGCGCCATGCCGGGGCGAAAAGTGTCGGCATCACCCTGTTCGGCTCCAGCCAGTCCTTGCGTCTGACGGTCGTGGATGACGGGATGGGCTTCAACGTCCCGCAAGTAGAACGCGGCCACGCCGGCATCGGCCTGCGCAATATCCGGGAACGGGTCGAGCATTTCGGCGGACGCCTGGAAGTGACCTCGGCACCGGGACGAAGCGAACTGGATATCCTGCTGCCCATGAACCTCTCGGTAACGGAAAACTGA
- a CDS encoding arabinose transporter gives MTQDNIHLGASSAPKAAVEANPALKLSPLTLTVFIGFLTIGMQLPVLPLHLHDALGMGTLVIGLVVGAQFAAALLSRAWAGNFADMRGGKRAVMTGLVTAAVSGLVYLLSLAFVAAPVTSVWLLSGGRVLLAIGESLIVTGALGWGIGLVGAQHAGKVMAWNGIAMYGAYALGAPLGVALNGGWGFTGIAMASMFIPLLAMAIVAGVRAVAPTATRRTPFYTMLGAVWVPGMGLAFCSVGFGVVTAFIALLFAARDWGNASLAFTAFGVAFIAARLLFGHLPDKIGGARVALVCVLIETVGLLLIWSADTATMAYLGAAFTGFGYSLAFPGFGVEAVRRAPPQARGLAMGAYVAFLDISLGITSPLAGLLASGWGIGAVYLGGAIAVGLSFGVALMLLRGRHAQVQYKF, from the coding sequence ATGACACAAGACAATATTCATCTCGGCGCTTCTTCGGCGCCTAAGGCAGCCGTCGAGGCCAATCCGGCACTCAAGCTGTCGCCGCTCACTCTGACCGTATTCATCGGCTTCCTCACGATCGGCATGCAGTTGCCTGTCTTGCCCCTCCATCTGCACGACGCGCTGGGCATGGGCACGCTGGTGATTGGCCTGGTGGTCGGGGCGCAGTTCGCCGCTGCGCTGTTGTCACGGGCCTGGGCCGGCAACTTTGCTGACATGCGCGGTGGGAAACGCGCCGTCATGACCGGGCTGGTGACAGCCGCGGTTTCAGGGCTGGTCTATCTGCTTTCCCTGGCGTTCGTTGCTGCGCCAGTCACGTCGGTCTGGCTTTTGTCTGGCGGTCGGGTGCTGCTGGCAATTGGCGAAAGCCTCATTGTCACCGGTGCGCTGGGGTGGGGCATCGGCCTGGTGGGGGCGCAGCATGCCGGCAAGGTCATGGCCTGGAATGGCATCGCCATGTACGGCGCCTATGCCCTGGGCGCTCCGCTTGGCGTGGCGTTGAATGGCGGCTGGGGATTCACGGGCATTGCCATGGCCTCGATGTTCATTCCTCTGTTGGCCATGGCGATTGTCGCGGGCGTGCGCGCTGTCGCCCCTACGGCGACCCGGCGTACACCGTTCTACACGATGCTCGGTGCTGTATGGGTTCCCGGCATGGGGTTGGCGTTCTGCAGCGTCGGCTTTGGTGTCGTCACGGCGTTCATTGCCCTGTTATTCGCGGCCAGGGATTGGGGCAACGCTTCCTTGGCGTTCACGGCGTTCGGTGTGGCTTTCATCGCTGCTCGCCTGCTTTTCGGGCACCTTCCGGACAAGATTGGCGGCGCTCGCGTCGCGCTGGTCTGCGTATTGATCGAAACCGTTGGGTTGCTGCTGATCTGGAGCGCCGACACCGCGACCATGGCTTATTTGGGGGCGGCTTTCACTGGCTTCGGTTATTCCCTGGCGTTTCCCGGCTTCGGCGTGGAAGCGGTACGGCGTGCGCCACCGCAGGCACGCGGTCTCGCCATGGGGGCCTACGTCGCGTTTCTTGATATTTCCCTGGGCATCACCAGTCCGCTGGCCGGTTTGTTGGCGAGTGGCTGGGGTATTGGTGCGGTTTACCTGGGCGGCGCCATTGCCGTTGGGCTGTCTTTCGGGGTGGCCCTGATGTTGCTGAGAGGACGGCATGCACAAGTTCAATACAAATTCTGA
- a CDS encoding TetR family transcriptional regulator, whose product MSERSSPQISSRKQPQQARSTELVAAVLEAAVQVLATQGAARFTVARVAERAGVSVGSVYQYFPNKAAILFRLQSDEWRQTSDMLREILEDNLKPPFERLRTLVQAFIQSECDEAQIRVALNDAAPLYRDAPEHQAARMSVQQSVDAFMLQALPDAPAQTRNLAGDLVISTLSAVGKRFSSAPRSPADVAIYSDAMADMFCAYLASLQRPL is encoded by the coding sequence ATGTCCGAACGCTCAAGCCCGCAGATTTCCTCGCGTAAACAGCCGCAACAGGCACGCTCCACCGAGCTTGTCGCCGCGGTTCTGGAAGCGGCTGTTCAGGTTCTGGCGACCCAGGGCGCGGCACGTTTCACGGTGGCCCGGGTTGCCGAGCGAGCTGGCGTGAGCGTCGGCTCGGTGTACCAGTACTTCCCGAACAAAGCGGCGATCCTGTTCCGCCTGCAAAGTGATGAATGGCGACAAACCAGCGATATGCTGCGCGAGATCCTTGAAGACAACCTCAAGCCGCCCTTCGAGCGCCTGCGTACCCTGGTGCAGGCGTTCATCCAGTCCGAATGTGACGAAGCCCAGATACGCGTCGCCCTCAACGACGCCGCCCCGCTCTACCGCGACGCGCCCGAGCACCAGGCCGCGCGGATGTCGGTGCAGCAGTCGGTGGATGCTTTCATGCTGCAAGCATTGCCAGACGCCCCGGCACAAACCCGCAACCTGGCAGGTGACCTGGTCATCAGCACGCTCAGTGCCGTGGGTAAGCGCTTCTCATCAGCGCCCCGCTCTCCTGCGGACGTTGCCATCTACAGCGATGCCATGGCCGATATGTTCTGCGCCTACCTTGCAAGCTTGCAGCGCCCCCTTTGA
- a CDS encoding response regulator has product MNLPPVIRVALVDDHSLVRDGIKALLSVMPRLDVVGEAENGAQAIEMVGRSQPDLLLMDISLKDMNGLELTRLLGKQYPSLKILILSMYDNYEYVSESVRSGASGYVLKNAPSREIVAAIEAIISGGTFYSAEIAQRLATDPHTDNELTPRESQVLSKMVQGLNNKEMARELDISVRTVETHRLSIRRKLNIDKPAALVKYAIDHGIISR; this is encoded by the coding sequence ATGAACCTGCCTCCAGTGATTCGTGTCGCGCTGGTCGATGATCATTCCCTGGTCCGCGACGGCATCAAGGCGCTGCTGTCCGTAATGCCCCGACTGGACGTGGTGGGCGAAGCCGAGAACGGCGCGCAAGCGATCGAAATGGTCGGTCGCAGCCAACCGGACCTGCTGCTGATGGACATCAGCCTCAAGGACATGAACGGGCTCGAGTTGACCCGGCTGCTGGGCAAGCAATACCCCAGCCTCAAGATCCTCATCCTCAGCATGTATGACAATTACGAGTACGTGAGCGAATCCGTGCGCTCCGGCGCCAGCGGCTACGTACTCAAGAACGCGCCGTCGCGGGAAATCGTCGCGGCCATCGAAGCCATCATCAGCGGCGGCACGTTCTACAGTGCTGAGATCGCCCAGCGGCTCGCCACCGACCCGCACACCGATAACGAGCTGACGCCGCGCGAGAGCCAGGTGTTGTCCAAAATGGTCCAGGGCCTGAACAACAAGGAAATGGCCCGTGAACTGGACATCAGCGTACGCACCGTCGAAACCCATCGCCTGAGCATTCGCCGCAAGCTGAACATCGACAAGCCCGCAGCCCTGGTGAAATACGCGATCGACCACGGGATCATTTCGCGCTAA
- a CDS encoding YbdD/YjiX family protein: MFNDLSRLGKYLGQAARLMVGMPDYDNYVEHMQTKHPDKPLMDYEAFFRERQEARYGGKGGPKCC, translated from the coding sequence ATGTTCAATGACTTGAGTCGCCTCGGTAAATACCTCGGTCAGGCCGCGCGCCTGATGGTCGGCATGCCCGACTACGACAACTACGTCGAGCACATGCAAACCAAGCACCCGGACAAACCGTTGATGGACTACGAGGCGTTCTTCCGCGAACGCCAGGAGGCCCGTTACGGTGGCAAGGGTGGGCCCAAGTGCTGTTGA
- a CDS encoding SDR family oxidoreductase: protein MHVFVTGATGWVGASVVQDLIAAGHRVTGLARCEEKGATLAATGAKVISGTLDDLEILHGAASAADAVIHTAFNHDFSRFAENAQQDRRAIETLGDALRGSDRPLLVTSGLFGLTRGASELEVVSPASPRKSEAAARDLAERGVRVATVRLAPSVHGLGDHGFVPILIRLARETGVSAYLGDGVHCWSGVHRLDAARVYRLALEQGVTQSVYHAVADEAVPFKDIAQAIGRGLGLPVESREREHFGWFAHMAGANMAVSSAYTRALLGWMPSGPGLLDDLDQPGYYHAD from the coding sequence ATGCACGTATTCGTTACCGGTGCCACGGGCTGGGTTGGGGCGTCCGTGGTACAGGACCTGATCGCCGCCGGGCATCGGGTCACGGGCCTGGCCCGATGCGAAGAAAAAGGCGCAACACTGGCTGCGACAGGCGCGAAGGTGATTTCAGGCACTTTGGATGATCTTGAGATCTTGCACGGCGCAGCCTCGGCGGCGGACGCGGTGATTCACACGGCGTTCAATCATGACTTCTCGCGATTTGCCGAAAATGCCCAGCAGGACCGCCGCGCCATCGAAACGTTGGGCGACGCGTTGCGAGGCTCCGACCGGCCGTTGCTGGTGACGTCGGGCCTGTTTGGATTGACGCGGGGTGCGAGTGAACTGGAAGTGGTGAGCCCGGCCTCGCCCCGCAAGTCCGAAGCCGCCGCCCGGGACCTGGCCGAGCGTGGGGTGCGTGTGGCGACGGTGCGACTGGCGCCCTCGGTCCATGGCCTCGGCGACCATGGGTTCGTGCCGATCCTGATTCGCCTGGCCCGGGAGACGGGCGTTTCGGCCTATCTCGGGGACGGCGTCCATTGCTGGTCGGGCGTGCATCGACTGGACGCCGCACGGGTCTATCGGCTGGCGCTGGAGCAGGGCGTGACGCAATCCGTCTACCACGCCGTCGCCGACGAGGCCGTGCCGTTCAAGGACATTGCCCAGGCGATCGGTCGTGGCCTGGGGTTGCCGGTCGAATCCCGCGAGCGCGAGCATTTCGGCTGGTTCGCCCACATGGCGGGCGCGAACATGGCAGTGTCCAGCGCGTACACCCGTGCCTTGCTGGGCTGGATGCCAAGCGGCCCGGGGTTGTTGGATGATCTTGACCAACCAGGCTATTACCACGCCGATTGA
- a CDS encoding methyl-accepting chemotaxis protein, with protein MQTLKALYESIEMQFFDTLTKKLSSLFLLVLVSGLLYWVALSARAQIVLQLRNAQLDGALLGQIEGRLDSLTHALLFGAFLTLCMISFMVWYFRHLIVRPVTAMTKALEEIANGEGDLSRDLPLVTHDEIRVLAGTCNRFLAKQREIISNVQALTVHIAVESARSLKNISDSSDSATHQARFAKEVMDQSNTAVGRIEEVSRQTQGISSTTAQNLSMARDSYAELLEVTGNISEISSSLGEFATLVSALNQRSSSIKSIVGLIQQISAQTNLLALNAAIEAARAGESGRGFAVVADEVRTLAQNVSRATDDISRNIDAMLEEVSSTHEQTTQISHSARETQKVVERASGHFESMIGDFESTNGKLADIATHIQQFADSNTGINDRVTQIHADSQLIDQRMQHSATATRDLSGVAEKVQALLGRFVLGHGKLDAAITRASECRDTLQVRLEALQGEGLNLFDQNYQPIPGTDPKQYMTSYTERFAQVCQEECDKLTRSTPGGKVSFIVDSKGYCPVNNSWVSKPPTGDRAVDLPVCRNKRIFNDPIGLRAAGNVQRFLLQTYLRDTGEIMTEIDVPFFFGGRHWGNLRVGFDAAVLLAE; from the coding sequence ATGCAGACGTTAAAGGCCTTGTACGAGTCTATCGAGATGCAGTTTTTCGATACCCTCACCAAAAAACTCTCGAGCCTTTTCCTGTTGGTGCTGGTCAGTGGCTTGCTGTACTGGGTGGCCCTCAGCGCCCGCGCCCAGATCGTGCTGCAGTTGCGCAATGCGCAGTTGGACGGCGCCTTGCTTGGGCAGATCGAAGGTCGGCTCGACAGCCTCACCCATGCCCTGCTCTTCGGCGCGTTCCTCACGCTGTGCATGATCAGCTTCATGGTCTGGTATTTCCGTCACCTCATCGTGCGCCCCGTCACCGCCATGACCAAAGCCCTGGAAGAGATCGCCAACGGCGAAGGCGACCTGTCCAGAGACCTGCCGCTGGTGACTCACGACGAAATCCGCGTGCTGGCCGGCACTTGCAACCGTTTCCTGGCCAAGCAGCGGGAGATCATCAGCAACGTCCAGGCACTGACCGTGCACATCGCCGTCGAATCGGCCCGCTCATTGAAGAACATCAGCGACTCCAGCGACAGTGCCACCCACCAGGCTCGCTTCGCCAAGGAAGTCATGGACCAAAGCAACACCGCCGTGGGCCGTATCGAAGAAGTCTCGCGCCAGACCCAGGGCATTTCCAGCACTACTGCCCAAAACCTGAGCATGGCCCGCGACTCCTACGCCGAGCTGCTGGAAGTGACTGGCAACATCAGCGAAATATCCAGCAGCCTCGGTGAATTTGCCACGCTGGTGAGCGCCTTGAACCAGCGTTCCTCAAGCATCAAGTCGATCGTCGGGTTGATCCAGCAGATCTCTGCCCAGACCAACCTGCTGGCCCTCAATGCCGCCATCGAAGCCGCCCGGGCCGGCGAAAGCGGTCGGGGCTTCGCGGTGGTCGCCGATGAAGTGCGGACCCTGGCACAAAACGTCAGCCGGGCCACCGATGACATCTCACGCAACATCGACGCCATGCTCGAGGAAGTCAGCTCCACCCACGAACAGACCACCCAGATCAGCCATAGCGCCCGGGAAACCCAGAAAGTGGTGGAGCGCGCCTCCGGCCATTTTGAGAGCATGATCGGCGATTTCGAATCCACCAACGGCAAGCTGGCGGACATCGCGACCCATATCCAGCAGTTCGCCGACAGCAACACGGGGATCAACGACCGAGTCACTCAGATCCACGCCGACAGCCAGTTGATCGACCAGCGCATGCAGCATTCGGCAACGGCCACCCGCGACCTGTCCGGCGTGGCCGAAAAGGTCCAGGCGCTGCTGGGTCGCTTCGTGCTCGGCCACGGCAAGCTGGACGCCGCCATCACCCGGGCCAGCGAGTGCCGCGACACGCTTCAGGTTCGCCTGGAGGCGCTGCAAGGTGAAGGCCTGAACCTGTTCGATCAGAATTACCAACCGATTCCCGGCACCGACCCCAAGCAGTACATGACCAGCTACACCGAACGCTTTGCCCAGGTCTGCCAGGAAGAATGCGACAAACTCACCCGCAGCACGCCGGGTGGCAAGGTTTCGTTCATTGTCGACAGCAAGGGCTACTGCCCGGTGAACAACAGCTGGGTCTCGAAGCCGCCAACCGGCGACCGCGCGGTGGATTTGCCGGTGTGCCGCAACAAGCGAATCTTCAACGACCCGATCGGCCTGCGTGCGGCGGGCAACGTCCAGCGTTTCCTGCTGCAGACCTACCTGCGCGATACCGGGGAAATCATGACCGAGATCGACGTACCGTTCTTCTTCGGCGGCCGTCATTGGGGCAATTTGCGGGTGGGCTTCGATGCGGCGGTGTTGTTGGCGGAGTGA
- a CDS encoding transporter substrate-binding domain-containing protein: MKTITSSMTFCGLLALSCGALAEPTPSLLDQVLQRGELKVCTTGDYKPYTFKTATGEYEGIDIDMARSLAASLGVKVQWVQTTWKTLMPDMVAGQCDIGMGGISVTLERQKKAYFSDTLDVDGKIPLVRCEDKERYQTLEQMNQPSVRLVEPAGGTNEAFVRAFLPNGQLNFHDNVTIFQQLLDKKADVMITDASEALYQQKLKPGLCAVNPTRYLQYGEKAYLLPRDDNTWKMYVDQWLHLSKANGSYQKVIGQWLAVPAAQ; the protein is encoded by the coding sequence ATGAAAACCATAACAAGCTCGATGACGTTCTGTGGCCTGTTGGCGCTCTCTTGCGGCGCCTTGGCCGAACCGACACCTTCGCTACTGGACCAGGTCCTGCAACGCGGCGAACTGAAGGTGTGCACCACCGGCGACTACAAGCCCTATACCTTTAAAACCGCAACCGGCGAATACGAAGGCATCGACATCGACATGGCGCGCTCGCTGGCCGCCAGCCTGGGCGTCAAGGTGCAATGGGTACAGACCACCTGGAAAACCCTGATGCCGGATATGGTTGCCGGTCAATGCGACATCGGCATGGGTGGGATTTCGGTGACGCTGGAGCGCCAGAAGAAAGCCTATTTCAGTGACACCCTGGACGTGGATGGCAAGATCCCGCTGGTGCGTTGCGAAGACAAGGAGCGTTACCAGACCCTCGAGCAGATGAACCAGCCTTCGGTGCGCCTTGTCGAACCGGCCGGCGGCACCAACGAAGCCTTCGTCCGGGCGTTCCTGCCCAACGGCCAGTTGAACTTCCACGACAACGTGACCATCTTCCAGCAACTGCTGGACAAGAAGGCCGACGTGATGATTACCGACGCGTCAGAAGCGCTCTACCAGCAAAAACTCAAGCCCGGCCTGTGCGCGGTCAACCCGACCCGCTACCTGCAATATGGCGAGAAGGCCTACCTGCTGCCTCGGGATGACAACACCTGGAAGATGTACGTCGATCAGTGGCTGCACTTGAGCAAGGCCAATGGCAGCTACCAGAAAGTGATTGGGCAGTGGTTGGCCGTTCCTGCCGCCCAATGA